A single Loxodonta africana isolate mLoxAfr1 chromosome 12, mLoxAfr1.hap2, whole genome shotgun sequence DNA region contains:
- the SLC5A6 gene encoding sodium-dependent multivitamin transporter, with amino-acid sequence MNMAVSTSAPFLPTSSTGMGTSTFSFVDYVVFALLLALSLAIGLYHACRGWGRHTIGQLLMADRKMGCIPVALSLLATFQSAVALLGVPSEIYRFGTQYWFLGCCYFLGLLIPAHIFIPVFYRLHLTSAYEYLELRFNKAVRICGTVTFIFQMVIYMGVVLYAPSLALNAVTGFDLWLSVLALGIVCTVYTALGGLKAVIWTDVFQTLVMFLGQLVVIIVGSAKVGGLGRVWEVASQHDRISGIELDPDPFVRHTFWTLAFGGVFMMLSLYGVNQAQVQRYLSSRTEKAAVLSCYAVFPCQQISLCMGCLIGLVMFAYYQEYPMSTQQTQAAPDQFVLYFVMDVLKGLPGLPGLFVACLFSGSLSTISSAFNSLATVTMEDLIRPSFPEYSEAWATRLSKIIAFGYGLLCLGMAYISSQMGPVLQAAISIFGMVGGPLLGLFCLGMFFPCANPPGAIVGLLAGLIMAFWIGIGSIVTSMGSGIAPSPLNGSNFSLPSNLTTITVTTLMPLTTISKPTGLQRLYSLSYMWYSAHNSTTVIVVGLTVSLLTGGMRGRTLNPRTIYPVLPKLFALLPSCCQKRLPCKSYSQGLPMDTAMFPEKMSNGMLWGSRDKEAMEEKEGSAHQASSPTFVLQETSL; translated from the exons ATGAATATGGCAGTGAGTACCTCAGCTCCCTTCCTCCCAACCTCAAGCACAGGCATGGGCACATCCACCTTCTCCTTCGTGGACTATGTGGTGTTTGCCCTGCTGCTGGCTCTCTCCCTTGCCATTGGGCTCTACCATGCCTGTCGTGGCTGGGGCCGGCATACCATCGGCCAGCTGCTGATGGCGGACCGCAAGATGGGCTGCATTCCCGTGGCGCTGTCCCTGCTGGCCACCTTCCAGTCAGCGGTGGCGCTCCTGGGTGTGCCATCCGAGATCTACCGATTTGGGACCCAGTATTGGTTCCTGGGCTGCTGCTATTTCCTGGGGCTGCTGATCCCGGCCCATATCTTCATCCCTGTCTTCTACCGCCTGCATCTCACCAGTGCCTATGAG TACCTGGAGCTCCGATTCAATAAAGCAGTGCGGATTTGTGGAACTGTGACCTTCATCTTTCAGATG GTGATCTACATGGGGGTTGTGCTCTATGCACCATCATTGGCTCTCAATGCAG TGACTGGCTTTGACCTGTGGTTGTCAGTGCTGGCCCTAGGCATTGTCTGTACTGTCTATACTGCTCTG GGTGGGCTGAAGGCTGTCATCTGGACAGATGTGTTCCAGACATTGGTCATGTTCCTAGGGCAGCTGGTGGTTATCATCGTGGGCTCAGCCAAGGTGGGCGGTTTGGGGCGTGTGTGGGAGGTGGCCTCCCAGCACGACCGCATCTCTGGGATCGA GCTGGATCCAGACCCTTTCGTGCGGCACACCTTCTGGACCCTGGCCTTTGGGGGTGTCTTCATGATGCTTTCCTTATATGGGGTCAACCAGGCCCAGGTGCAGCGCTACCTCAGCTCCCGCACGGAGAAGGCTGCTGTGCT CTCCTGCTATGCGGTGTTCCCTTGTCAGCAGATATCCCTCTGCATGGGCTGCCTCATTGGCCTGGTCATGTTTGCCTATTACCAGGAGTATCCCATGAGCACCCAGCAGACCCAAGCGGCTCCTGACCAG TTCGTCCTGTACTTTGTGATGGATGTCCTGAAAGGCCTGccgggcctgcctggtctctttgTTGCCTGCCTCTTCAGTGGCTCCCTCAG cACCATATCTTCAGCATTTAATTCATTGGCAACTGTTACGATGGAAGATCTGATTCGACCCTCGTTCCCTGAGTACTCTGAAGCCTGGGctaccaggctttccaaaatcaTCG CCTTTGGCTATGGACTGCTTTGTCTGGGAATGGCCTATATTTCCTCCCAGATGGGGCCTGTGCTGCAG GCAGCAATCAGCATCTTTGGCATGGTCGGGGGGCCGCTGCTCGGACTCTTCTGCCTTGGGATGTTCTTTCCTTGTGCCAACCCCCCT GGAGCCATAGTGGGCCTGTTGGCTGGACTCATCATGGCCTTCTGGATCGGCATTGGGAGCATAGTGACCAGCATGGGCTCTGGTATTGCACCCTCTCCCCTTAATGGGTCCAACTTCTCCCTGCCCAGCAATCTGACCACCATCACTGTGACCACGCTGATGCCCTTGACCACCATCTCCAA GCCCACAGGGCTGCAGCGGCTCTATTCCCTGTCCTACATGTGGTACAGTGCCCATAACTCCACCACAGTCATTGTGGTGGGCCTGACTGTCAGTCTGCTCACCG GGGGCATGCGGGGCCGGACCCTGAACCCTCGGACCATTTACCCCGTGTTGCCAAAGCTCTTTGCACTCCTGCCCTCGTGCTGCCAGAAGCGACTTCCCTGCAAAAGCTATAGCCAG
- the ATRAID gene encoding all-trans retinoic acid-induced differentiation factor isoform X1 encodes MARRRPGGPTSLVLCATALLLALGVERALALPEICIQCPGSVQNLSEVALFCKQTPKLMLYARCCFNQKGAILGLDLQNCSLKDPGPNFPQAHTAIIIDLQANPLKDDLVNTFHGFTQLQTLILPQNVSCPGGISAWNTITTHTDKQTCQGQRNLCNSTGSPEMCPENGSCAPNGPGLLQCLCADGFHGYKCMRQGSFSLIVFFGILGSTTVSICILLWGTQRRKAKSS; translated from the exons ATGGCGCGTCGCAGGCCCGGCGGTCCTACGAGCCTGGTGCTCTGTGCAACCGCCCTGCTCCTCGCTCTGGGGGTGGAAAGGGCTCTGGCGCTACCCGAG ATATGCATCCAGTGCCCAGGGAGTGTGCAAAATTTGTCCGAAGTGGCTCTGTTTTGTAAGCAGACCCCGAAGCTAATGTTGTATGCCCGCTGCTGCTTCAATCAGAAGGGCGCCATCTTGGG GCTGGATCTCCAAAACTGTTCTCTGAAGGACCCTGGTCCAAACTTCCCTCAGGCACATACTGCTATCATCAT AGACCTGCAAGCAAACCCCCTCAAGGATGACTTGGTTAACACCTTCCATGGCTTTACTCAGCTCCAGACTCT GATACTGCCACAAAATGTCAGCTGTCCTGGAGGTATTAGTGCCTGGAATACTATCACCACTCACACAGACAAGCAAACCTGCCAAGGGCAAAGGAACCTTTGCAACAGCACTGGAAGCCCAG AAATGTGTCCTGAGAATGGATCTTGTGCTCCTAATGGTCCAGGTCTCTTGCAGTGTCTTTGCGCTGATGGTTTCCACGGCTACAAGTGTATGCGCCAG GGCTCGTTCTCACTAATTGTGTTCTTCGGGATTCTGGGATCCACCACGGTATCCATCTGCATTCTGCTGTGGGGGACCCAACGCCGAAAAGCCAAGTCTTCATGA
- the ATRAID gene encoding all-trans retinoic acid-induced differentiation factor isoform X2 produces MLYARCCFNQKGAILGLDLQNCSLKDPGPNFPQAHTAIIIDLQANPLKDDLVNTFHGFTQLQTLILPQNVSCPGGISAWNTITTHTDKQTCQGQRNLCNSTGSPEMCPENGSCAPNGPGLLQCLCADGFHGYKCMRQGSFSLIVFFGILGSTTVSICILLWGTQRRKAKSS; encoded by the exons ATGTTGTATGCCCGCTGCTGCTTCAATCAGAAGGGCGCCATCTTGGG GCTGGATCTCCAAAACTGTTCTCTGAAGGACCCTGGTCCAAACTTCCCTCAGGCACATACTGCTATCATCAT AGACCTGCAAGCAAACCCCCTCAAGGATGACTTGGTTAACACCTTCCATGGCTTTACTCAGCTCCAGACTCT GATACTGCCACAAAATGTCAGCTGTCCTGGAGGTATTAGTGCCTGGAATACTATCACCACTCACACAGACAAGCAAACCTGCCAAGGGCAAAGGAACCTTTGCAACAGCACTGGAAGCCCAG AAATGTGTCCTGAGAATGGATCTTGTGCTCCTAATGGTCCAGGTCTCTTGCAGTGTCTTTGCGCTGATGGTTTCCACGGCTACAAGTGTATGCGCCAG GGCTCGTTCTCACTAATTGTGTTCTTCGGGATTCTGGGATCCACCACGGTATCCATCTGCATTCTGCTGTGGGGGACCCAACGCCGAAAAGCCAAGTCTTCATGA